A stretch of the Sphingobacterium thalpophilum genome encodes the following:
- a CDS encoding sensor histidine kinase, producing MNSGIKIRLLLLILTLCFIGTAITIKESVTNKEILDIDTKSLNDHIAEQEKKVDKIFNDSLLLKTFKNYDQYPIAVYQAFEKYKNQDKIFLFLFKNHEPKMWSTHLFVPITDQGFLEKSHFTQDDNRSYVVRKKTIGNISILAYILVKGYTNNNNPYLNSSLRRNFFETRNIDIASYTDTVAIKNIYSSEGSYLFSVKLKEGEHENAYTILQFFCWLMGWIALLIFFNSLCLHMAKTGKPWYGTLLLALVFILVKVADLEWNLLSENATFAIFDSRNYAYNSLFPNIWSVLSTTILLLWLVLFIYSIRKELSFDKIRNIRLFKLPIAVTFILSIYLAFALLYDIAGTLVTHSNNIYFDFTKLVDLHFLSWVDLGIVGLAILALNIYIDLVLFFLKKLELKPTQLLNIQLACVIFVILLISIYIEKNSLVNLLLAVIILVKSFGEKYFDRHILTNYIAVLILWAVISAITHARYYQERDLIDMKILLSNLQSEDDVNAVSLFSDIESGIANDKELKHLFNISLPHPNTEAINDFIKKKYFSGYLSKYEFKAYYYDQNNIPLNPYSQNRINEYREKVINKSIKVTQNFYRASAELGTHEYFSIIPLVIDSDITVNIIINLSNKDFSYTVPYPEILTDMRINNSQYYNKGDYSIALYKGGSLVTQFGKYTYENNLRGLQGAPGQYITVLDRDAYLHMAYIANKFSTYVISKQKPSFWDYVATTSFLFLVFFMVFVIFHFIKSFYIFLKNTKLTFRNLKYQFYKIVNKIQYSTRIQTSIISSVILAILISAVISYISINKQLYNNNRNSKERFIIELGKRMENMLTDTDDASNETQLISILKTLSETVSKDFNLYSKSGRLLYSSQRRIYDLELFSTFINPAALKNLSILKKSETIEDEGIGTFQFETSYATIRDKNYNTLAYIGIPNFSLQKEENINKNLLLNTIVNIYSLIIIGFGFYATFVANSVTNPLSIISKKISQLRLGQPNEPLFWQRNDEIGTLIKEYNLMIIKLEDYANKIKDTERESTWREMAQQIAHEIKNPLTPMKLGIQQLRRSYKDNDPKFPDRFNKFSTSFIEQIDALTQIASEFSHFAKFPTTVTENINIVEKISQSISLYNNTPNVSIRLINNADQKTLIVKADGNELLRTFNNLIKNAIEGGYGRKNMKIEISIERYSDKFVKIDVRDNGYGIPEAMKDKIFQINFTTKSSGNGLGLVLVKKTIEACNGQIFFESAEGEGTTFHILLPLQQIES from the coding sequence GTGAATTCTGGTATAAAAATTCGTTTACTTCTACTCATTTTAACGCTTTGCTTTATCGGGACAGCGATAACCATCAAAGAATCTGTCACTAATAAAGAAATACTGGACATTGACACCAAATCGCTCAATGATCACATTGCCGAACAGGAGAAAAAAGTCGACAAAATATTCAATGATTCCCTGCTTCTCAAAACATTCAAGAACTACGATCAGTATCCGATAGCCGTTTATCAAGCTTTTGAAAAGTACAAGAATCAGGATAAGATATTTCTTTTCCTTTTTAAGAACCATGAGCCTAAGATGTGGAGTACCCATTTATTTGTACCGATCACAGATCAGGGCTTCCTGGAAAAATCGCATTTTACGCAGGACGACAACCGCTCTTATGTGGTCCGTAAAAAGACCATCGGCAATATAAGCATCCTCGCATATATCCTTGTTAAGGGCTATACAAACAATAATAATCCTTATCTAAACTCGTCTCTCCGGAGAAACTTCTTTGAGACCAGGAATATCGATATTGCTTCTTACACCGATACGGTGGCGATTAAAAATATTTATAGTAGCGAAGGCTCCTATCTCTTCTCGGTGAAACTCAAGGAAGGTGAGCATGAAAACGCATATACCATTTTACAGTTCTTTTGCTGGCTTATGGGTTGGATTGCACTGCTAATTTTCTTTAACAGCCTTTGCTTGCATATGGCTAAGACCGGAAAGCCCTGGTATGGCACCTTGCTTCTCGCCCTAGTTTTTATTTTGGTAAAAGTTGCAGACCTCGAATGGAATCTACTGTCAGAGAATGCCACATTTGCAATCTTTGATTCCCGCAATTACGCCTATAACAGTCTCTTTCCAAACATCTGGTCTGTCCTTTCCACGACCATTTTGCTTCTCTGGCTTGTCCTATTCATTTATTCGATCCGAAAGGAACTAAGTTTTGACAAAATCAGAAATATCCGGCTCTTTAAACTTCCGATAGCCGTCACATTTATATTAAGTATATATCTGGCCTTTGCTCTTTTATATGATATCGCCGGTACGCTGGTCACACATTCCAACAATATCTATTTTGATTTTACCAAACTTGTCGACCTTCATTTTTTGAGCTGGGTAGACCTGGGTATCGTCGGATTGGCAATTCTGGCGCTTAATATCTATATTGACCTTGTCCTATTCTTCCTGAAGAAACTGGAACTGAAGCCTACGCAACTGCTAAATATACAGTTAGCCTGTGTCATTTTTGTCATTTTGCTTATATCGATCTACATTGAGAAAAATAGCCTGGTCAATCTCCTGTTGGCCGTGATCATTCTGGTAAAGTCCTTCGGCGAAAAATATTTTGATCGTCATATCTTGACAAATTATATCGCTGTTCTTATTCTATGGGCAGTAATAAGTGCCATTACACACGCCCGCTATTATCAGGAGCGCGATCTCATCGATATGAAAATTCTGCTCAGCAATCTTCAGTCAGAGGATGATGTGAATGCTGTTTCACTATTTTCAGATATTGAGAGCGGCATCGCTAACGATAAAGAACTGAAGCATTTATTTAATATTAGTCTGCCGCATCCGAATACAGAAGCTATCAATGACTTTATTAAGAAAAAGTACTTTAGCGGCTACCTTTCCAAATATGAGTTCAAGGCCTATTATTATGATCAGAATAATATCCCGTTAAATCCCTACAGCCAAAATCGCATCAATGAATATCGCGAGAAAGTGATCAATAAATCCATAAAGGTCACGCAGAATTTCTATCGGGCGAGTGCCGAGCTGGGGACGCATGAATATTTCTCGATAATTCCCCTTGTGATCGATTCGGACATAACCGTTAATATCATTATTAATCTCTCCAATAAGGATTTTAGTTATACCGTGCCCTATCCTGAAATCCTGACGGATATGCGCATCAACAACTCGCAATACTATAATAAAGGCGACTATTCGATCGCATTGTATAAAGGTGGCTCACTGGTGACCCAATTTGGAAAATATACCTATGAGAACAATCTCAGAGGGCTACAGGGGGCGCCTGGACAATACATTACCGTGCTTGACAGAGACGCATACCTACATATGGCATATATTGCCAACAAATTTTCCACTTACGTTATCAGCAAACAGAAACCTTCTTTTTGGGACTACGTCGCCACTACATCCTTCCTCTTTCTCGTATTTTTTATGGTATTTGTGATTTTCCATTTCATAAAGTCCTTCTACATTTTTCTGAAAAACACAAAGCTTACCTTCCGTAACCTAAAATATCAATTTTACAAAATCGTCAATAAGATTCAGTATTCAACACGTATACAGACCTCCATCATTTCGTCCGTTATACTGGCCATCCTGATATCTGCAGTAATTTCGTATATCAGTATTAATAAACAACTTTATAACAACAACAGAAATAGCAAGGAGCGCTTTATCATTGAGCTCGGCAAACGTATGGAAAATATGTTGACGGATACTGACGATGCCTCTAATGAAACGCAGCTCATCAGCATTTTAAAAACCCTATCCGAGACCGTATCCAAAGATTTTAACCTGTATTCGAAGTCTGGAAGACTACTCTATAGCTCTCAGCGCCGGATCTACGATCTAGAGCTTTTTTCGACATTCATCAATCCGGCAGCTCTCAAAAATCTGTCGATATTAAAGAAATCCGAGACCATCGAGGATGAAGGAATTGGGACCTTCCAGTTTGAAACGAGTTATGCGACTATCCGAGACAAAAATTACAATACGTTGGCTTATATCGGTATCCCTAATTTTTCCTTGCAGAAGGAAGAAAATATTAATAAAAATCTACTTTTAAACACCATAGTCAACATTTATTCCTTGATAATCATTGGATTTGGTTTCTATGCCACATTCGTGGCCAATAGTGTGACTAATCCGCTCAGCATCATCAGTAAGAAGATCTCACAGCTGCGACTCGGTCAGCCCAATGAGCCACTATTCTGGCAGCGAAATGATGAGATCGGAACTCTGATCAAAGAGTATAATCTCATGATCATAAAATTGGAGGACTATGCCAATAAAATAAAAGATACGGAACGTGAATCGACCTGGCGTGAAATGGCGCAACAGATCGCACACGAGATCAAGAATCCATTGACACCGATGAAATTAGGCATTCAACAGCTCCGCAGGTCGTATAAGGATAATGATCCTAAATTTCCTGACCGTTTTAATAAGTTCTCTACCTCATTTATTGAACAAATCGACGCACTTACACAGATTGCATCCGAATTTTCGCATTTTGCTAAATTTCCAACTACCGTAACGGAAAACATCAATATTGTGGAGAAAATCTCCCAATCCATCTCTTTGTACAATAATACGCCAAACGTAAGTATCCGGTTAATCAACAACGCAGATCAAAAAACCTTAATTGTTAAAGCAGATGGTAATGAATTGTTACGTACGTTCAATAATTTAATCAAAAATGCCATCGAAGGTGGATATGGCCGGAAAAACATGAAAATAGAGATCTCCATCGAACGTTATTCGGACAAGTTTGTAAAAATCGACGTGCGGGACAACGGTTACGGCATCCCCGAAGCCATGAAGGACAAGATATTCCAAATCAACTTTACGACAAAAAGTTCGGGCAACGGCTTGGGTTTGGTGTTGGTAAAAAAAACAATAGAAGCATGTAATGGCCAAATATTCTTTGAATCGGCGGAAGGTGAAGGCACCACATTTCATATCTTATTGCCCTTGCAGCAGATCGAGTCCTAA